A genome region from Carassius gibelio isolate Cgi1373 ecotype wild population from Czech Republic chromosome A23, carGib1.2-hapl.c, whole genome shotgun sequence includes the following:
- the LOC127945118 gene encoding zinc-alpha-2-glycoprotein — MSGLPTILVNNFLLFLLLSSLVALHAEYSGHHSLIIYVTFAPSHQYLPKYSSYGMLDDYRVFTYDSTSDAFSHPFGQLESLSTVWRDLRDCTNFKTGYFNLFSRYANLTLGLNGPLLQLMYGCQLSHNGTSSGLYHFSADGEYSLSMDMDSPQWYSYLPQDLDIKNILDRFELWNHNNLIYIHRDCVPRLKKFYEHSRTTLDQKVRPEAVISQKRAGALNCVVTGFYPKDITVEWMVNGQPVLDGISTGSLPNHDQTYQIQVIILLSDPTHNYSCQIKHSSLQEPMVLTWDASSGMTDKTSLHIGFIAGLIAVLTLIVVLMCFILKRVIWKRNAYL, encoded by the exons ATGTCAGGACTCCCCACGATCCTGGTGAATAACTTCCTCTTG TTCTTGTTGCTGTCCTCCCTGGTGGCTTTGCATGCTGAATACTCCG GACATCACAGTTTGATCATATATGTGACATTTGCTCCCAGTCATCAATATCTACCTAAATACTCCTCATATGGCATGCTTGATGATTACAGAGTGTTTACTTATGACAGCACCTCTGATGCATTTTCACATCCCTTCGGCCAACTGGAATCTCTGTCCACTGTCTGGAGAGATCTCAGGGATTGCACAAACTTTAAAACGGGATATTTCAACCTGTTTTCAAGATATGCAAATTTAACCTTGGGGTTGAATG GTCCTCTCTTGCAGTTAATGTATGGCTGTCAGCTGAGCCATAATGGAACGTCAAGTGGACTGTATCATTTTTCAGCCGATGGAGAGTATAGTCTCTCGATGGATATGGACAGCCCTCAATGGTACTCATATTTGCCACAGGATCTGGACATTAAGAACATTCTAGACAGGTTTGAGCTCTGGAATCACAATAATCTCATATACATTCATCGTGATTGTGTTCCTCGACTCAAGAAGTTCTATGAACACAGTAGAACAACACTTGATCAGAAAg TTCGCCCTGAAGCTGTGATCAGTCAAAAGCGCGCTGGAGCTCTAAACTGTGTGGTGACGGGATTTTACCCTAAAGATATCACTGTAGAGTGGATGGTTAATGGACAGCCAGTCTTAGATGGGATATCAACAGGCTCCCTGCCAAATCATGACCAAACATACCAAATTCAGGTGATTATTCTGTTATCTGATCCTACACACAACTACTCCTGTCAAATAAAGCACAGCAGTCTTCAAGAACCAATGGTCCTTACATGGG ATGCTTCCTCAGGTATGACTGATAAAACTTCTTTGCACATTGGTTTTATTGCAGGACTTATCGCAGTGCTTACACTAATAGTAGTTCTTATGTGTTTCATATTGAAGCGTGTAATTTGGAAAAGAAATGcatatttgtaa
- the LOC127945117 gene encoding solute carrier family 2, facilitated glucose transporter member 1-like, which yields MESNKKQLTLQLLMAAGTAVIGSLQFGYNTGVINAPQKIIETFYNETWHKRYSEYMLSSTLTTLWSVSVAIFSVGGIFGSFSVGLFVNRFGRRNSMLIVNVLAFIAAALMGFSKLAESWELLIIGRFIVGLYSGLSTGFVPMYVGEIAPTSLRGALGTLHQLGIVIGILIAQIFGMKEIMGNPTMWPFLLGFTFIPALFQCALLPFCPESPRYLLINQNEEDKAKTVLKKLRGTDDVAADMQEMRDESMQMMREKKVTIPELFRSSLYRPPIFIAIMLQLSQQLSGINAVFYFSTGIFEKAGVSEPVYATIGAGVVNTAFTVVSLFIVERAGRRSLHLIGLMGMAVSSVLMTIAMALLDQVQWMSYVSIVAIFSFVAFFEIGPGPIPWFIVAELFSQGPRPSAIAVAGFSNWFANFLVGMCFQYVEELTGPYVFIIFTIFLLIFFVFTYFKVPETKGRTFEEISASFRSGAEKYSQDDLNTLGADSQF from the exons ATGGAGTCTAATAAAAAG CAGTTGACTCTTCAGCTGCTGATGGCTGCTGGGACTGCTGTGATCGGCTCCCTGCAGTTTGGCTACAACACAGGAGTCATCAATGCCCCTCAGAAG ATCATCGAGACTTTCTACAATGAGACGTGGCATAAGAGGTATTCAGAGTACATGCTGTCAAGCACACTAACTACACTCTGGTCTGTATCGGTGGCCATCTTCTCAGTAGGTGGCATTTTCGGCTCCTTCTCAGTTGGGCTGTTTGTAAACCGCTTTGGCAG GAGGAACTCAATGCTCATTGTTAATGTTCTGGCCTTCATAGCTGCTGCATTAATGGGCTTTTCCAAGCTGGCTGAATCCTGGGAGTTGCTTATTATTGGACGCTTCATAGTGGGCCTTTACTCTGGCCTGTCCACAGGCTTTGTACCAATGTATGTTGGAGAAATTGCCCCAACTTCATTACGTGGGGCACTGGGCACACTTCATCAGCTTGGCATTGTCATTGGCATCCTCATAGCACAG ATTTTTGGTATGAAAGAAATCATGGGAAACCCTACAATGTGGCCCTTCCTACTTGGCTTTACTTTCATCCCAGCCTTATTCCAGTGTGCCCTGCTCCCCTTCTGCCCTGAGAGCCCACGCTACCTCCTCATCAACCAGAACGAAGAGGACAAAGCCAAGACTG TGCTGAAGAAGCTCCGTGGCACTGATGACGTGGCTGCAGACATGCAGGAGATGAGGGATGAGAGCATGCAGATGATGAGGGAGAAGAAGGTCACCATCCCTGAGCTGTTTCGCTCATCACTCTATCGCCCGCCCATCTTCATTGCCATCATGCTGCAACTCTCCCAGCAGCTCTCTGGTATCAATGCT gttttttatttcTCCACTGGTATATTTGAGAAAGCAGGGGTGTCTGAGCCGGTCTATGCCACCATTGGTGCTGGAGTTGTTAACACAGCATTCACAGTTGTGTCT CTGTTCATAGTGGAGCGAGCTGGTCGAAGATCATTACATCTCATAGGGCTGATGGGAATGGCTGTGTCTTCTGTTCTCATGACCATAGCTATGGCACTACTA GATCAAGTGCAATGGATGTCGTATGTCAGCATCGTAGCCATCTTCAGTTTTGTGGCATTTTTCGAGATCGGACCAGGCCCAATCCCATGGTTCATTGTGGCAGAACTCTTCAGTCAAGGTCCCCGGCCTTCTGCCATCGCTGTCGCTGGTTTCTCCAACTGGTTTGCTAACTTTTTGGTGGGAATGTGTTTCCAGTATGTTGAG GAACTGACAGGCCCGTACGTTTTCATCATCTTCACTATCTTCCTGCTGATATTCTTCGTCTTCACCTACTTCAAAGTTCCTGAGACTAAAGGCCGGACATTTGAAGAGATCTCTGCAAGCTTCCGCTCAGGGGCAGAGAAATATTCCCAAGATGATCTGAACACACTGGGGGCAGATTCCCAGTTCTGA